From the genome of Mycobacterium dioxanotrophicus, one region includes:
- a CDS encoding DUF1214 domain-containing protein, with protein sequence MTDREALSEAFNALLDEVRGIEQKLLAADPPLSEADLLDGYRLPFSLLRVGVDAYVWGDRDKPILVDVISPYLKWGGDNSDAYYQLAPLDPARTYRVTGNRGDAVYLSMTVYGGPGEGRYSDRIVGTMNDRGMEFDEDGNFEFIMSPDPHPGAWLKLDPDTEFALTRDYLNDPGTGRRPVWRIESLDPPARRTDSAAELTRRFRYAKNWLHEQVSFLPTRVEPANALHPPFPVPQNAYGWSAADAAYSMGAYDLAPDQALIIEGTSPDCVFWNLCLWNPFLHTYDYTHERVTINGAHVSYEPDGSWRIVISEKDPGHPNWVATAGRPKGLIWLRWFLPEQTPAHPQCRVVDLAEVAAL encoded by the coding sequence ATGACCGACCGAGAAGCACTGTCCGAGGCGTTCAACGCCCTGCTCGACGAGGTGCGTGGCATCGAGCAGAAGCTGCTCGCCGCAGACCCTCCACTGAGCGAGGCCGACCTGCTCGACGGGTACCGCCTGCCGTTCAGCCTGCTGCGGGTCGGCGTCGACGCCTACGTGTGGGGCGACCGCGACAAGCCGATCCTGGTCGACGTCATCAGCCCGTATCTCAAATGGGGAGGCGACAATTCGGACGCCTACTACCAACTCGCCCCGCTGGACCCGGCCCGTACCTACCGCGTGACCGGCAACCGCGGCGACGCGGTGTATCTCTCGATGACCGTCTACGGCGGGCCGGGCGAAGGTCGTTACAGCGACCGCATCGTCGGCACCATGAACGATCGCGGCATGGAATTCGACGAGGACGGCAACTTCGAGTTCATCATGAGCCCCGATCCGCATCCGGGCGCGTGGCTCAAACTCGACCCGGACACCGAATTCGCCTTGACCCGCGACTATCTGAACGATCCGGGCACCGGGCGCCGGCCCGTCTGGCGGATCGAATCGCTCGACCCGCCTGCCCGGCGCACCGACAGCGCCGCCGAACTGACCCGCCGCTTCCGTTACGCCAAAAATTGGCTGCACGAACAGGTTTCGTTCCTGCCCACCAGGGTGGAACCCGCCAACGCGCTGCACCCGCCGTTCCCGGTGCCGCAGAACGCGTACGGCTGGTCGGCTGCCGACGCGGCGTACTCGATGGGCGCCTACGATCTCGCGCCGGATCAGGCGCTGATCATCGAGGGCACGTCACCGGACTGTGTGTTCTGGAACCTCTGTCTGTGGAACCCGTTCCTGCACACCTACGACTACACCCACGAGCGGGTCACCATCAACGGCGCGCACGTCAGTTATGAACCCGACGGCTCCTGGCGGATCGTCATCAGCGAGAAAGACCCGGGACACCCGAACTGGGTCGCGACGGCCGGCCGGCCCAAGGGCCTGATCTGGCTGCGGTGGTTCCTGCCCGAGCAGACCCCGGCCCACCCGCAGTGCCGGGTCGTCGACCTGGCCGAGGTGGCCGCGCTGTGA
- a CDS encoding sulfotransferase family protein translates to MTTGVQRPAPIRFDDLTHPVYPAAAQPIRDGLAAYGATLEVSPAALLAAATERSGLTDFGDPAFRERLDVLCTALRDEADLSDTGVAITFEQLVGNLVNRLRLEALITEHPEIENIEIERPIVICGLPRTGTTHLHNLLAADPALRHLPYWESLEPVPAAGEEAPGPRRDRCAAGLELINSSMPEFRRMHDMTVEHAHEEIQLLANDISGMLWETMYYVPSFAAHYKAHDQAASYRYVKRSLQAMQWLRGGTRWVLKSPQHLEQFPTLAATFPDATFIVTHRDPVEVTLSMMTMICYATRMAVAEPDVGKLTGYWLGRIDDLLTGCIRHRDKLPAGQAIDVRFDDFMADEEATLRDIYRVAGQPFDDDVRAAMTSFLTEHPRGRYGGVIYDPADLQLDAAAVAERFRDYCDRFLTTTEDK, encoded by the coding sequence GTGACCACGGGCGTGCAGCGTCCGGCGCCGATCCGGTTCGACGACCTGACCCATCCGGTGTATCCCGCTGCGGCCCAACCGATCCGCGATGGCCTGGCCGCCTACGGCGCGACTCTCGAGGTGAGCCCGGCCGCGCTGCTCGCCGCGGCCACCGAGCGGTCCGGGTTGACCGATTTCGGCGACCCGGCGTTTCGGGAACGTCTCGACGTGCTGTGTACGGCGCTGCGCGACGAAGCGGACCTGTCCGACACCGGGGTGGCGATCACCTTCGAGCAATTGGTGGGCAACCTGGTCAATCGGCTGCGATTGGAAGCCCTGATCACCGAGCACCCCGAAATCGAGAACATCGAGATCGAGCGGCCGATCGTCATCTGCGGTCTCCCCCGCACCGGCACCACGCATCTGCACAATCTGCTCGCGGCGGACCCGGCCCTGCGTCATCTGCCCTATTGGGAAAGCCTCGAACCGGTGCCCGCCGCCGGTGAAGAGGCACCCGGACCGCGGCGGGATCGCTGCGCGGCGGGCCTTGAGCTGATCAACTCCTCGATGCCGGAATTTCGCCGCATGCACGACATGACCGTCGAGCACGCGCACGAGGAGATCCAGCTGCTCGCCAATGACATCTCCGGCATGCTCTGGGAAACCATGTACTACGTGCCGAGTTTCGCCGCCCACTACAAGGCGCACGATCAGGCGGCCTCGTACCGCTACGTCAAGCGCAGCCTGCAGGCCATGCAGTGGCTGCGGGGCGGAACCCGATGGGTGCTCAAGTCACCGCAGCATTTGGAACAGTTCCCGACTCTTGCCGCGACCTTCCCGGACGCGACTTTCATTGTCACGCACCGTGACCCGGTCGAGGTGACGCTGTCGATGATGACCATGATCTGCTACGCAACGCGAATGGCGGTTGCCGAGCCCGATGTCGGCAAGCTGACCGGATACTGGCTGGGGCGCATCGACGATCTGCTGACCGGCTGTATCCGGCATCGCGACAAGCTGCCCGCCGGGCAAGCGATCGACGTGCGATTCGACGACTTCATGGCCGACGAAGAAGCCACGCTGCGCGACATCTACCGCGTCGCCGGCCAACCGTTCGACGACGACGTGCGCGCGGCCATGACCAGCTTCCTCACCGAACACCCCCGCGGACGGTACGGCGGTGTCATCTACGACCCGGCAGATCTGCAGCTCGACGCCGCAGCCGTCGCCGAGAGATTCCGCGACTACTGCGATCGCTTTCTCACCACCACGGAGGACAAATGA
- a CDS encoding zinc-binding dehydrogenase → MNHTAAQPISADAWVATALGEPTEVLERQTVEVRAPGAGEVRVAVRAFCLNFNDIDIIKGRYTTLPLQPPFVPGMEAVGIVESAGLGAEHLVGRRVVGIPVMAFGGYASYAIVDAATVLDLPEWVSDIDGAALHYPFHLGWFALRERGRLKPGETLLVHAAAGGTGSGALVLGKALGARVIATAGSDDKLEFCRKLGADHAVNYRNSGWVDEVMELTYGRGVDVAFDAVGGSVTTDTFRCMGFNGRHLMAGFAEDITLEDGDYISPRPIAYGNFDVCGVCLVYVTDPLAVRRTLGFNWPARSEGLDAHVKILELMRTGRLQTVVGENVAWEQLPQALRRMAARETTGRLVVSTGAHD, encoded by the coding sequence ATGAATCACACTGCAGCACAGCCAATCTCGGCTGACGCCTGGGTGGCCACCGCGCTCGGTGAGCCCACCGAGGTGTTGGAGCGGCAGACGGTCGAGGTACGGGCGCCGGGCGCAGGAGAAGTCCGGGTCGCGGTGCGCGCGTTCTGCCTGAACTTCAACGACATCGACATCATCAAGGGCCGCTACACCACCCTGCCCCTGCAGCCCCCGTTCGTGCCCGGTATGGAAGCGGTCGGCATCGTCGAAAGCGCGGGCCTGGGCGCCGAGCATCTGGTCGGCCGACGCGTGGTGGGAATCCCGGTGATGGCCTTCGGCGGCTATGCGTCCTACGCCATCGTCGACGCGGCGACGGTGCTCGATCTGCCGGAGTGGGTCAGCGACATCGACGGCGCCGCCCTGCATTACCCGTTTCACCTGGGCTGGTTCGCACTGCGCGAACGCGGCCGCCTGAAGCCCGGTGAGACGCTGCTGGTGCACGCTGCTGCGGGCGGCACCGGCTCGGGCGCGCTGGTGCTCGGAAAGGCCTTGGGCGCCAGAGTGATCGCCACCGCGGGCAGCGACGACAAGCTGGAGTTCTGCCGCAAGCTGGGCGCCGACCATGCCGTCAACTACCGCAACAGCGGCTGGGTTGACGAGGTCATGGAGCTCACCTACGGGCGCGGCGTGGACGTCGCGTTCGACGCGGTGGGCGGCAGCGTCACGACAGATACGTTCCGCTGCATGGGATTCAACGGCCGGCACCTGATGGCCGGATTCGCCGAGGACATCACTCTGGAGGACGGCGACTACATCTCGCCGCGGCCCATCGCCTACGGCAACTTCGACGTATGCGGGGTGTGCCTGGTGTACGTGACCGATCCGCTCGCCGTGCGCCGCACGCTCGGGTTCAACTGGCCGGCCCGCTCCGAAGGTCTCGATGCGCACGTCAAGATTCTGGAGCTGATGCGTACCGGCCGGCTACAGACCGTGGTCGGCGAAAACGTGGCCTGGGAGCAACTGCCGCAAGCACTTCGGCGGATGGCCGCGCGGGAGACCACGGGCCGCTTGGTGGTGAGCACCGGCGCACACGATTAG
- a CDS encoding FCD domain-containing protein, which yields MSDTDHASRRAPGSLRRDLPAARAICRAAAESRSDRDVAVLRERLEAYRCAESGLSAQQADSALHLAIIDAAHNDVLKQVLLDLEASVSIGAPAHLWGEPATMRQMEMRALAEHEQLIGAIADGRGDDADALARAHVAIDFELISAAMRRAGALSD from the coding sequence GTGTCGGACACTGACCATGCGTCTCGACGAGCTCCGGGATCGTTGCGACGCGATCTGCCGGCTGCACGGGCCATCTGCCGGGCCGCGGCCGAGTCTCGGTCGGACCGCGACGTCGCGGTGCTGCGCGAGCGGCTCGAGGCATATCGGTGCGCCGAGAGCGGACTATCAGCCCAGCAGGCCGACAGCGCATTGCACCTCGCGATCATCGATGCGGCCCACAACGACGTCCTCAAGCAGGTGCTGCTGGACCTTGAAGCGTCGGTGAGCATCGGTGCGCCCGCGCACCTTTGGGGTGAGCCCGCGACCATGCGTCAGATGGAGATGCGCGCGTTGGCCGAGCATGAACAGTTGATCGGTGCGATCGCCGACGGTCGCGGCGACGACGCGGACGCGCTCGCCCGCGCGCACGTCGCCATCGACTTCGAACTCATCTCCGCCGCGATGCGCCGGGCCGGGGCGCTCAGCGACTAA
- a CDS encoding proline iminopeptidase-family hydrolase, producing the protein MPCTTRTVPFRGHETWVQVTTPETAHPDALPLFVLHGGPGMAHNYVANIAALADETGRSVIHYDQLGCGNSTHLPDAPAEFWTPELFVDEFHTVRTALGIDRYHVLGQSWGGMLGAEIAVREPAGLASLSICNSPASMQLWLHGAAELRAQLPPDMLGAMRRHEADGTVADPTYLAATQEFYRRHVCRVTPMPKDFADSEAQMVADPTVYYTMNGPNEFHVIGTLRDWSIIDRLAAITAPVLVVAGEFDEATPATWQPYVDNIADVRSHVFPDSSHCTHLEKPEEFRAVIAEFLHEHDLATAARV; encoded by the coding sequence ATGCCATGTACGACCCGCACCGTCCCGTTCCGCGGACACGAGACCTGGGTTCAGGTCACGACGCCCGAAACCGCCCACCCCGATGCCCTGCCCTTGTTCGTCTTGCACGGCGGGCCGGGTATGGCGCACAACTACGTCGCCAACATCGCCGCGCTCGCCGACGAGACGGGGCGCAGCGTCATCCACTACGACCAACTCGGTTGCGGCAACAGCACCCACCTCCCAGACGCACCCGCCGAGTTCTGGACGCCGGAGCTCTTCGTCGACGAGTTCCACACGGTGCGGACAGCTTTGGGCATCGACCGCTATCACGTACTGGGACAGTCGTGGGGCGGCATGCTGGGTGCCGAGATCGCCGTGCGAGAACCGGCAGGCCTGGCCTCGCTGTCCATCTGTAATTCCCCGGCATCCATGCAGCTGTGGCTCCACGGGGCCGCCGAACTCCGGGCACAACTCCCGCCCGACATGCTCGGCGCCATGCGCCGCCATGAAGCGGACGGAACCGTTGCCGATCCGACCTATCTGGCAGCCACACAGGAGTTCTACCGACGGCACGTGTGCCGGGTGACGCCCATGCCCAAGGACTTCGCGGACAGCGAGGCCCAGATGGTGGCCGACCCGACGGTGTACTACACCATGAACGGCCCCAACGAGTTCCACGTGATCGGCACATTGCGCGACTGGAGCATCATCGATCGGCTGGCCGCGATCACCGCACCGGTGCTTGTGGTGGCCGGTGAATTCGACGAGGCGACCCCAGCCACGTGGCAGCCGTATGTGGACAACATCGCCGATGTCCGCAGTCACGTGTTTCCCGACAGCAGTCATTGCACACACCTGGAGAAACCCGAAGAGTTCCGTGCCGTCATCGCGGAGTTCCTGCACGAGCATGATCTGGCCACCGCCGCCCGGGTCTGA
- a CDS encoding APC family permease: MATDTGAANTSHLTTGEAQRTLESFGYKQELNRSVSTVDLIVYGLVFMVPIAPWTIFGTVYNSASGMVPLVYLIGLIAMVFTALAYSQMAKSFPLAGSVFAYVGRGIHPGLGFFAGWAILLDYLLIPTLLYVFAAESMVGLFPGTPRWVWAVVFVVVNTVINLLGVGSLKIVNRMFLAVELVFVALFVVIAVRAINGQTLPNVGWSTTPIWNPDVVSAPLIAAALSIAVLSFLGFDGISTLAEESTGKRNPAGRAMIIALFVVAFLFITQTWLASLLAGGRASFGDDEVGNAFFLLVQAASSTGWMNAFFVVNVLAVGFANAMAAQAATSRLLYSMSRDRQLPTFLSTISSRKVPIAAILVVSALSLVLVLFFVGQIGLISSLVNFGALFGFCLLHISVAWYYLVRKKSKNYLLHLVVPTIGFLIIGYVLINADALAKIGGIVWLIIGGIIFATNMIRGRGVPDLAE; encoded by the coding sequence ATGGCAACTGACACCGGCGCGGCCAACACCAGCCACCTCACCACCGGTGAGGCTCAACGCACTCTCGAATCATTCGGCTACAAACAGGAACTCAACCGCTCGGTGTCCACCGTCGACCTGATCGTCTACGGGCTGGTGTTCATGGTGCCCATCGCGCCGTGGACGATCTTCGGCACCGTCTACAACAGCGCGTCGGGCATGGTTCCGCTGGTCTACCTCATCGGCCTGATCGCCATGGTGTTCACGGCACTGGCGTATTCGCAGATGGCCAAGTCGTTTCCACTGGCCGGGTCCGTCTTCGCGTATGTGGGCCGCGGTATTCACCCCGGGCTGGGATTCTTCGCAGGCTGGGCAATTCTGCTGGACTACCTCCTGATCCCCACCCTGTTGTACGTCTTCGCCGCGGAGTCGATGGTCGGCCTGTTTCCGGGGACGCCGCGCTGGGTCTGGGCCGTCGTGTTCGTGGTCGTCAACACGGTCATCAACCTGCTCGGCGTCGGATCGCTCAAGATCGTCAACCGCATGTTCCTGGCCGTCGAGTTGGTGTTCGTCGCGCTGTTCGTCGTCATCGCGGTACGCGCCATCAACGGACAAACTCTGCCCAACGTCGGGTGGAGCACAACACCGATCTGGAATCCCGATGTGGTCAGCGCCCCGCTGATCGCGGCCGCATTGTCGATCGCTGTGCTGAGTTTCCTTGGTTTCGATGGCATTTCGACACTCGCCGAGGAGTCCACCGGCAAGAGGAACCCTGCCGGCCGGGCGATGATCATCGCGCTGTTCGTGGTGGCGTTCCTGTTCATCACCCAGACCTGGCTGGCCAGTCTGCTGGCAGGTGGTCGCGCGTCGTTCGGCGACGACGAGGTGGGCAATGCGTTTTTCCTCCTGGTGCAGGCCGCCTCGAGTACCGGCTGGATGAATGCGTTCTTCGTGGTCAACGTGCTCGCGGTGGGCTTCGCCAATGCCATGGCCGCCCAGGCCGCCACCAGCCGTTTGCTGTATTCGATGAGTCGCGACCGGCAACTGCCGACATTCCTGTCGACCATCAGTTCGCGCAAGGTGCCGATCGCAGCGATCCTGGTGGTCAGTGCGCTCAGCCTGGTGCTGGTCCTGTTCTTCGTCGGCCAGATCGGCCTGATCTCGTCGCTGGTGAACTTCGGCGCGCTGTTCGGGTTCTGCCTGCTGCACATCTCCGTGGCCTGGTACTACCTGGTGCGCAAGAAGTCGAAGAATTACCTGCTGCACCTCGTGGTGCCGACCATCGGTTTCCTGATCATCGGCTACGTGTTGATCAACGCCGACGCACTGGCGAAGATCGGCGGCATCGTGTGGCTGATCATCGGGGGAATCATCTTTGCCACCAATATGATTCGCGGCCGCGGTGTGCCCGACCTGGCCGAGTAG
- a CDS encoding RsiV family protein encodes MSIRGLSAALGLIVLLFGATGTAVADTGTSNGATYTVSSTAVDPANGWKLDVGQISGGDGAVSAAFNAASVASGKTMAAMLNRDEVIRDNATFEAKPAVSFRPTAISQVLTGVYFHRHAAHPLDYVTTVVIDSRNGGPITLDNLFTDEQAGLNRLSEQTKLLFPTVSGTGKPMPDLRGNAPVAENFHNWIPTADGLEIHFEDYQFAHGQPVITVPWSQLTDLLAPDMQVLAR; translated from the coding sequence ATGTCGATCAGGGGATTGTCCGCAGCGCTCGGCCTCATCGTGCTGTTGTTCGGTGCGACCGGCACTGCGGTCGCGGATACCGGCACGAGTAACGGTGCGACGTACACGGTTTCGTCGACCGCGGTCGATCCCGCGAACGGCTGGAAGCTCGACGTCGGGCAGATATCCGGCGGTGACGGTGCGGTGAGCGCGGCGTTCAACGCGGCCAGTGTGGCTTCCGGCAAGACGATGGCCGCAATGCTCAATCGCGACGAGGTCATTCGCGACAACGCGACCTTCGAGGCGAAACCCGCCGTGAGCTTCCGGCCGACGGCGATATCCCAGGTGCTGACCGGGGTGTACTTCCACCGGCACGCCGCGCATCCATTGGACTACGTCACCACCGTGGTCATCGACAGCCGCAATGGTGGCCCGATCACGCTGGACAATCTGTTCACCGACGAACAAGCGGGTTTGAACCGGCTCTCCGAACAGACGAAATTGTTGTTTCCGACGGTGTCGGGCACGGGAAAACCGATGCCCGACCTGCGGGGCAACGCGCCCGTCGCGGAGAACTTCCACAACTGGATCCCGACCGCGGACGGACTGGAAATCCACTTCGAGGACTACCAGTTCGCCCACGGTCAGCCTGTCATCACCGTCCCGTGGTCGCAGCTGACCGATCTGCTGGCGCCGGACATGCAGGTGCTGGCGCGGTAA
- a CDS encoding winged helix-turn-helix domain-containing protein, whose translation MASLTTAQARRIAVAAQGFHEPKPGGAVARAHLRRLISRIQVLQLDSVSVAVRAHYAPVFSRLGPYDRDVLDRAAWSHTARSPRLLVEYWAHEAALMAVEDWPLLRWRMREYTHGRWGTEIVRKNPKLAEDIVAAVAQLGPSTAGQIEAHLEAEPRGRKGPWWGRSDTKWVAEALFASGVFTTATRVGFARHYDLTENVLPPEVVSREVDDDEAIRELTLRAATALGIGTEPDIRDYFRLGAKQVKPAIAKLVADGELEPVDIEGVPAYLRSGQTVPRRDRGTALLCPFDPLIFFRPRVERLFDFHYRIEIYTPAPKRQFGYYVWPFLLDGQLVGRVDLKRTDGALHVVGAFTEDGQDRSRVAPALAGELRTMAAWLGVDDVTVGRNGDLAAELGQSLHR comes from the coding sequence GTGGCCTCCCTAACTACGGCGCAGGCTCGCCGCATCGCCGTCGCGGCACAGGGTTTTCATGAACCGAAACCCGGCGGTGCGGTCGCGCGTGCGCACCTGCGCCGATTGATCTCCCGGATCCAGGTGCTGCAGTTGGACTCGGTGTCTGTCGCGGTCCGCGCCCACTACGCGCCGGTGTTCAGCAGGCTCGGGCCGTACGACCGCGACGTGCTCGACCGGGCCGCCTGGTCGCATACGGCGCGCTCGCCCCGGCTGCTGGTGGAGTACTGGGCTCATGAGGCCGCGTTGATGGCGGTCGAAGACTGGCCCCTGCTGCGCTGGCGCATGCGCGAGTACACCCACGGCCGGTGGGGTACCGAGATCGTCCGGAAGAACCCCAAGCTCGCCGAGGATATCGTCGCGGCGGTCGCCCAGTTGGGCCCGTCGACGGCCGGGCAGATCGAAGCCCACCTGGAAGCCGAGCCGCGCGGGCGCAAAGGCCCGTGGTGGGGGCGCAGTGATACCAAGTGGGTGGCCGAGGCACTGTTCGCGTCGGGGGTGTTCACGACGGCGACGCGCGTCGGATTCGCCCGGCACTACGACCTCACCGAGAATGTGCTGCCACCTGAGGTGGTGTCCCGCGAGGTGGATGACGACGAGGCGATCCGCGAGCTGACGCTGCGTGCGGCGACGGCGCTGGGAATCGGTACCGAACCCGACATCCGGGACTACTTCCGTCTCGGCGCCAAACAGGTGAAACCGGCCATCGCCAAGCTGGTGGCCGATGGCGAGCTGGAGCCCGTCGACATCGAGGGCGTCCCGGCCTACCTGCGGTCGGGGCAGACCGTGCCCCGGCGGGATCGGGGTACGGCCCTGCTGTGTCCGTTCGATCCGCTGATCTTCTTCCGCCCCCGGGTCGAGCGACTGTTCGATTTCCACTACCGCATCGAGATCTATACCCCGGCTCCCAAACGTCAATTCGGTTACTACGTATGGCCTTTCCTGCTCGATGGGCAATTGGTGGGCCGGGTCGATCTCAAACGGACCGACGGTGCCCTGCATGTCGTCGGCGCTTTCACCGAAGACGGTCAGGACCGTTCCCGGGTGGCGCCCGCATTGGCGGGGGAGTTGCGGACGATGGCCGCGTGGCTCGGGGTGGACGACGTGACAGTCGGGCGAAACGGGGATCTTGCCGCGGAACTGGGGCAGAGCTTGCACCGATAA
- a CDS encoding DUF4303 domain-containing protein — protein sequence MAFDWDAFETELTLAAADAVRALVAAAAPERPYAVAFSEFYAELTGVIYLPGLALATEESVTEPDCRFSPPDWKYQDYEWGETDAQWGDRLSAAVSGLRRARWEQEWDRFAQAMLHIAARMRTQLVTDGTLPPDVVVYLDDEDADLLVRSLTADELNRHFPEYAAAAQAERDVLAMPTEQRVTALAAAAGLTPRRGRDELGHLLGRERALSLLLEAGADAVPAGIAALGHHETAWTGAKLLADLNIATPEVMAALRAALPLRDNAHDWVAAALGRLGAGLAVLTRRDLPADSRAAAVAAPYRSFRDHARSHPPLDYTLLAAGLSDPTVAAIVADALEPGRGYCTLDAADLPGVQPGLDHPEPVIRRHAVVTIGDLIGPLGPGDPDDRDTDPLRGRIAELAANDPDPDVRRLAGYVVEGR from the coding sequence GTGGCGTTCGACTGGGATGCGTTCGAGACCGAGTTGACCCTGGCGGCTGCCGATGCGGTGCGCGCACTGGTCGCCGCGGCGGCACCGGAACGGCCATACGCCGTGGCGTTCAGCGAGTTCTACGCGGAGCTGACGGGCGTGATCTACCTGCCCGGCCTCGCACTCGCCACCGAGGAATCGGTCACGGAGCCGGACTGCCGATTCAGCCCACCGGATTGGAAATACCAGGACTACGAGTGGGGCGAGACCGATGCGCAGTGGGGCGACCGGCTCAGCGCGGCGGTGTCGGGACTGCGGCGCGCGCGCTGGGAGCAGGAATGGGATCGCTTCGCGCAGGCGATGCTGCACATCGCAGCACGGATGCGCACACAGTTGGTCACCGACGGGACGCTGCCACCCGACGTGGTCGTCTACCTCGACGACGAGGACGCGGACCTGCTGGTGCGCTCGCTCACAGCCGATGAGCTGAACCGCCATTTCCCCGAGTACGCCGCCGCCGCACAGGCCGAACGCGATGTGCTGGCAATGCCGACGGAACAACGGGTGACAGCGCTGGCCGCGGCGGCGGGTCTGACACCGCGTCGCGGCCGGGACGAACTCGGGCACCTGCTGGGCCGGGAACGCGCCCTGAGCCTCCTGCTAGAGGCGGGTGCGGACGCGGTACCTGCCGGGATCGCAGCACTCGGGCACCACGAGACCGCCTGGACGGGAGCCAAACTCCTCGCCGACCTGAATATCGCGACGCCCGAGGTCATGGCCGCACTGCGGGCAGCGCTACCGCTGCGCGACAACGCCCACGACTGGGTGGCCGCGGCGCTCGGCCGTCTGGGTGCGGGCCTGGCGGTGCTGACGCGGCGCGACCTGCCTGCCGACAGCAGAGCGGCCGCGGTGGCGGCGCCGTACCGTTCGTTTCGCGACCATGCTCGCAGCCACCCGCCCTTGGATTACACGCTGCTGGCGGCCGGGTTGTCCGATCCGACGGTCGCCGCGATCGTGGCCGACGCGCTGGAACCGGGACGCGGGTACTGCACGCTCGACGCTGCCGACCTGCCCGGCGTGCAGCCTGGGCTCGACCATCCAGAGCCGGTGATCCGGCGGCACGCCGTCGTCACCATCGGCGACCTGATCGGCCCGTTGGGTCCGGGTGACCCCGACGACCGTGACACGGACCCGCTGCGGGGGCGGATCGCCGAGCTGGCGGCCAACGACCCGGATCCCGATGTGCGGCGGTTGGCCGGCTACGTCGTCGAGGGCCGCTGA